In Chitinibacter sp. FCG-7, the genomic stretch TTTCAGCATGGTCGGTCTCCGGCAAAACAGTCTGGCCCCCGCCGGAGCGGGGGCTTGGGCTTTAAATGCTAATTAAATACTCAGATTGATGGCAAACCCCACTCGCGCAGCGAGGCTCCCCTCAAGGAGGGGACGGGAGGGGTGGAAATAAAACGTAAAGGCTGCAGATTCAAGGCCTTATTTCTTAGGCTCGGCTTTGCCGAGACTTAAAAATCGTGATTTTCCACTTTGTCAGCAGCCTGTAGTTAAATACGCCGCATTACTTGCGTTTGACTGCCGCATTAGCCTGCGGTGCCCAAGGGCCCCACTGGGCTGCGCCCGGCTGCTCGCCGCGCGTCCACCATTTGGCAGCAAAGGTCTGGCCGTTGAAGCTGACGCATTGGCCTGCCGTATAGATCGTGCTGGCCGACCAGGCCGGGCAAGACGGGCTGGCGCTGGGGGCTGCCGTCGGTGCCAGTGTTGGCGCCAGCGTCGGTGCTGGTGTAATCACTGGCGTGGCCGTTGGCTTGGGCGTGATCACCGGGCTGCTGGTTGGTGCCGGTGTTGCATTCCCGCCGGTGCACGCGCCGATGTCCTGCCACAGGGTTGGCGTTGATTTCGGATTCCAGTTGGCACCGATATGCGCTGTGTGTGTGCTGGTAGCGCGGTAGTTGCGGCCTGCGTAGGTTACCAGATCACCGGCAGCAAAGGTTTTGCCTTCAAGCCAGGCGGCATGGCAGCCGGTGACTGGCGCTGGTGTCGGGGTAATGACCGGGGCTGGCGTTGGTGTTACCACGGGTGGCGTCGGGGTTGGGGTGATCACGGGTGTGGGCGTTGGATTGGGCTCGGTGTTGTCGCCCGCCGACTGCTTAGCCAGACGTACAGCCGCTGCTGCATTCAGAATCCCCGAGCCGCAGTTGCTGGTGCTGCAGCCGCCAGAGGTCGGGAACGCCGTGGCCGATTGGCGCAGCAGGCTGACCACGTCGTTATATTTCAGTTTCGGGTTGGCACTGAGCATCAGCGCGACTGCGGCAGCCACATGAGGCGTGGCCATTGAGGTGCCGTTCATGCCTTTGTAGCCTGCGCCATTGGCCGACAAATCCACGCGATCCGCGCTCAGATTCACGGTGGAGGTAATCCGCGTATTGCCATTGCCGCCCGGTGCGGCCAGCGTGACTTTACTACCAAAATTCGAGTAGCTGGCTTTTTCACCGGCTTTGCCCGTCGCGGCCACGGTAATCACATTGGCGCAATTGGCTGGGGAGACTTTGCTGGCGTCCTGGTTTTCATTACCTGCGGCCACGACCACAATCGCGCCGGCATTGCTCGCGTCGTTGATGGCCGACTGGTAGAAGCTCGGGCAAGTGCTGGAGCCGCCGCCCAGACTCATATTGATGACTTTGGCCGGGTTCGGGTTGGGAATGCTGGGGTGAACACCGGCAGCCCAACGGATGGCATCGGCAATATCAACGGCAGAGCCGCCGCCTTTACCCAGTGCGCGCACAGGCAGAATGCGGGCATTGTAAGCGCCACCAATCACGCCAACGCCGTTATAGCCCAGCGCGGCAATCGTGCCGGCCACGTGCGAGCCGTGGAAAGAGCTGCTGCCGGTACGCTGGCAAATCTGGTTGCTCACATCGCTGCTGGTACACCAGTCGCCCTGATCCAGGCCGCTTGGAATCGGCTTGATCGTGCGCGAGCCAGTGGTCCAGTCGCACGTTGCGGCGCGGTAGCAATCGCTGATAAAGGTGTAGCCAGCGGAAACATAATTGCCGCTGTATGGGCTGAGCTGGCCCAGATCGGCGTGCGGTACCGAGCCGGTATCGACTACGCCGACCACGATGCCCTCGCCAGTGGCAAATTCCCAAGCGCCGATAAAATCAGCGCCGTAGCTGCTGCCCGGCACCACTTGCTGCATGCCCCAGAGCGAATTCCACAGGCTGTCTGTCGGTTGGGTGACGCCCATCGGGTACATCCAGACGTCGGCTTCAACCGCTTCAAACTGGCCTGATGCCTGCAGCTTTTGCAGATAAGCGTTCAGCTCGGCGCCAGACAGGCCTTTGGGTAGCTGTAGAACGTGTGATTCGCCGTCGGCCATGGTAAAGCTGTGCTGCGCTTTGCCCTGGGCGGCTTCTTTGAGCGTTTGTCCCAGATCTTCGGCGTTCATGCTGCGCATCATCGGCGATGCTTTGAGCTTGACGACAATCCGGTCTACCGTGTTGGCGTGTGCGCCGATGGCCATGGACGCAAGGGCGCCAGCCACCAGCAATGAGCTGCGTGTGAATTTCATTTCAGGATCTCCATCCATTTTTGGTAAGGTAAATTCCCCATTGCACCGTTTGCGCCGGTTTTATAAGTATCGCGTGATGGGGAGAGCGCAGCTTATTGCATTTGTCATATTGCCAAGACTTGAGGATTTCCCTAATGCAGACCAGTGTTGTGGGCTGGCTAACACGGCTAGCAATGCTCAAGGGGTATCAGCTTGAAATGGTTGCTGGATAAGTGCTGCAGCGTCATACCTTGATGGTGTAAGTCAAGGTGCAAGATAGCTTAATACCACTTTGTCGCAAAAAGTGTCATCAGGCGGTCATCTGCCCTTGGCGCTGCGTTGGCCGTGACTAAAACTGGCAGGCAAAGAAAAACCCCTTGCCGGGAGATTGGCAAGGGGTATGTTGATACAGCTATTAATCAATAATGTTTTGGTGTTGATACTACTAGGTGGTATTTATTGCATCGCCAGCAATCTGGGCATTCCGGCGTCCGGTTGGGCTGCTTTGCTTAAAATGGCTTGAATACCACTGGGTGTGGCGTGGCTGAGTTTGAAGACGCTCACCGCCGCCGACAGTGCTTTGGCCTGCTCTTGCAGCGATTCGGCTGCGGCGGCGGCTTCTTCCACTAGCGCGGCGTTTTGCTGCGTCACTTCGTCCATATGCGTCACCGCCTGATTCACCTGCGCAATGCCCGCGCTTTGCTCGATGGACGCGTTGGCGATTTCACCGATCAGGATGCGCACGCGTTCGATACTCGATTCCACTTGCGCCATTGTTGTACCTGCTTGGTTGGCTTGCTGGCTGCCGTGGTCAACCTGCGCCACCGAATCGCTGATCAAGACCTTGATTTCCTTGGCGGCCACGGCCGAGCGCTGCGCCAGATTGCGCACTTCAGAGGCCACCACGGCAAAGCCGCGGCCTTGCTCGCCAGCGCGCGCGGCTTCCACCGCTGCGTTCAGCGCCAGAATATTGGTCTGGAAGGCAATGCTGTCGATCACGCTGATGATGTCAACAATCTTGCGCGACGATTCCTGAATCGAGCCCATGGTCTGCACGACCTGCCGCACCATCACGCCGCCATCCTGCGTCACTTGGGCTGACGCATGCGCCAGCTGATTGGCTTCTTTGGCGTTATCGGCGTTCTGGCGCACGGTACCGGTTAACTCCTCGGTGCTGGCGGCGGTTTCTTCCAGATTGGCGGCCTGTGATTCGGTGCGGCGCGACAAATCGGCATTCCCCTGCGCGATTTCGCCAACGGCTTGCTGGATCGTAATGCCGGCCTGCTGAATCTCGCCCACCAGATGCTGCAGATTATCTACCGTGGTATTGACCGCATCGCTGGTTTCGCCAAACAGCCCCGGATAATGCTGGGTGATTTTCTGCGTCAGATCGCCATCGGCCAGCGCCTGGGCAACGCGCATCACGTCGCGCAGGCCGGTATCTGTGATGCGGGACAATTCATTGAGCCGCTCGGCCAGACTGAGCGAAAAGCCTTTTTTGTCGCCGGTATTGAGCCGCGTACTGAAGTCGCCATGCTCGGCGGCTGCGCTGACCATGGCGTTGACTTCATTAATAATCGTATTGAGTGTGCCCACGGTGGCATTGACACCGGTTTTGGTGCGGCCAAATAGGCCTGGGTAGTCCTTGCTAATGCTCTGGCTTAAATCACCCTGCGCCAACGCTTCGGACACGCGCAGCACGTCGTTAAAACCCACATCGCAGGTGATAATTAGCTGGTTGAGATTTTCCAGCATCGCTTTGAACATGAATTGATACTGGCTGGCGTCGCAACGCGGACTAAAGTCGCCGTTGGCACCGGCCTCGGCCAGCCGCTGGATGTCGCTGCTGATCGCCAGCAAGGCGCGTTTGACTTCGGCAATTGACTGCGTGATTTTGGCTTTTTCACCGGGCAGGGCGGGCATATCCGGCGTGAAATTGCCCTGGGAATACTGGCCGATGACGTCAATCGTGGTCTCGATAACACGGATATGATCATCCACCAGCGTGTTCACCTGAGCGGCCATCTCGCCAAAAGTGCCGGGGTACTGGCGAGCATCCAGCCGCGCGCTCATCATCCCGGCGGCATGCTGGCTCGCCATACTTTGCTGGGCGCGGACAAAATCCTGAATGGCGCTTTGCATCTGCTGCATGGCCAGCATGAGCTGGCCAGTTTCATCACGGCTGTGAATCTCGATCTGATTATCCAGCCGCCCCTGTGCGATATTCTGCGCAATCGTTACCGCGCGTGACAAGGGGTTGGAGATGGCGCGAATCAGTAGCACACCGGATAGCGCTGCCAGCGCCAGCCCCAGCAGGATCAGACCAATCGACAGCGTGCGCACCGATTCAAAGGTGGCTTGCGAGTTGTTAAATTCGGTTTTGGCCACTGTTAGCTGCAGATCGATCAGCTCGCTGACTTTTTCACTGATCGGATCAATGCTGGCATACAGCGGGCCGTCGAAGGCGATCAGCTCGCCCTGAATATTGCCTTGGCGGCCTTTTAAGTAGCTTTCCAGCTTGGCAATTTCGGCATCGGCGTGTTGAAACAGCGTCAGCGCCTGATTGGAGAGCTGCTGCTCTTCGGCGGTGAGCGTGGTGGATTGGTATTTATCCCATTCGCTGTGGATCAGGGTATTGGCGCTGGAGACTTGCTTGAGCGTGGTTTCGGCGTCAACCAGCCCGGCGTTGGCTTTGTTGACGGCATCAATCACGCTGACGGCGTAGGCGTCGGCGATGATTTTAAGCTGCTGCAGCGGAATAACCCGGTCTTCGTAGACAGTTTTGATCGAATTATTCGTTTTGTTCAGGCTGTAAATGCCCAGAGCGCCAATGCCGATCAGCAACAAAGCCAGAAAGGCGATGGTGTAGATCAAGCGCGATTTGATTGAGAGCTGCATCGGTATCACCTTTGTTGATTTATTTTTGTAACTTACACGTTTGAATACGGTAAGCATTCTCTGTGATAGCTGTATGTATTTGGAATAGCAAAGGCCTTATCCGGTGTTTGCGCTAATACCACTGACGGGCGGCGGGCTTGACACTACTTCTTTGGAGGCATGCCTGCAGACGAGCGACACGGTATAGTTTGGGGTATATAAAATGCGATCAAACCGGGGGTGGAGCAGATGTTCAGAGTGCTGATTTTGAGTGTGGCCTTGTGTCTGGGCATGCCAGCTACGGCAGCAACGGTGAAGGTGGCGGCGGCTTCGAATTTTGTTGCACCACTCAATGCACTGGCGGCCGATTTTGCCAAGCGCAGCGGTCATCAGTTGCAGATCAGCAGCGGAGCGACTGGCAAGCTGTTTGCACAAATCAGCCATGGCGCGCCATTTGAAGTTTTTCTGGCTGCCGACGATGAAGCGCCGGGCAAGTTGGCGGCGGAGGGTTTGGCCAGAAAAGATACCCTGTTTACGTATGCGACTGGACGTCTTGTTTTATGGTCTTCTACGGGCAATACCCCGAATGAAAACACTCTGAAAACGAGCGATTTAAATAAACTGGCGCTCGCCAACCCCAAAGTTGCGCCCTATGGCCGCGCGGCGGTGGAATATCTGCAGGCGCAAGGCCTGTATAACGGGCTGAAGAGCAAGCTGGTCTATGGCGAAAATATCGCGCAGGCACTGCAATTTGTTGCTACTGGCAATGCCGAGTATGGCCTGATCGCCGCCTCGCTGGTGATGCTCGATGGTCAGTTCACGTTGGGGCAGGGCTGGCTGGTGCCTGCGCAGTATCATCAGCCGATTCGGCAAGATGCGGTGTTGCTTAATCTGGGGCAGGGCAACGCCGCCGCGACGGCCTTTTTGCACTATCTGAAATCCGCGCCCGCCCAGCAGATTATCCGCCGCTATGGGTACCAGTAATCATGCTTAATGCAGACGACTTGGCCGCCATTTACCTGACCATCAAGCTAGCCGCCACCACCACCGTGATCTTGCTACTGCTGGCCACGCCGCTGGCCTGGTGGCTGGCGCGTAATCAGGGCTGGTGGGCCAAAGTGATCGGTGCCGTGGTCACATTGCCGCTGGTGCTGCCGCCCACGGTGATTGGCTTTTATTTACTGATTACGCTGGGGCCAAATGGTGGGCTAGGGCAATTCACGCAAGCGCTGGGGCTGGGCTTCTTGCCGTTTACTTTCTGGGGGCTGGTACTAGCGTCGATCATTTATTCGCTGCCGTTTGCCGTGCAACCCTTGCAGCAGGCCTTTGCTGTGATCGGTGCGCGGCCGCTGGAAGTGGCCGCTACTTTGCGCGCCTCGCCGCGCGATACGTTTTTTAGTGTGGTGTTGCCGCTGGCCAGACCCGGTATCATCACCGCCGCGGTGATGAGTTTTGCGCACACCGTCGGCGAATTTGGTGTCGTGCTGATGATAGGCGGCAATATCCCGCACGAAACGCGCGTGGTGTCGGTGCAGATTTATGATCATGTCGAAGCGCTGCAATATACGCAGGCGCACGCCTTGGCGCTGACGATGCTGGTGTTTAGTTTTATCGTCTTACTCGCACTGCATGTATTAAATAAGCCGGTGCGAACCATTTAATTCATTTGGAAAAAAGCAATGAGTACTGTTGAAATCGAAGTGGCCAATTTTTACCGCGAAGTCGCGCAAAGCCAAACGATCTGGAGCATTAAAGACGACGTCGGTTTCCCTGCTCCCATCGGTGGCAAAGGCAAACGCGCGATGCCATTCTGGTCGAGCAAAGCGCGCGCCGCAGAAGAAATCTCCAACGTGCCATCGTTCAAAGGTTTTGAGCCGGTGGCGATTGCATGGGATGTTTTCGCGCAGCAAATGCTGCCCGGCATGGAGCGCGATGGCCTGCTCGCCGGCGTGAATTGGTCGTCGATTGCTGCGGTGTCGGTGGATGTGACGCCTTCGGAATTGCAAGCTTTGGTTGAAAGTGCACGAATTAAATCACATTAGTTTCCAGAAGTAATTCCTGACCAAAAGAGGTATTAATGCTTGAAGCCTTGATCGTTAATTTTACAAACTCTAGTGATGGTGGATTTAATTATTCTGATGGGATCGCCATTGCGGCTGTACTAGTTTCAATGGCGGCTTTTTTTTATTCAATTTGGGCAGCAAAAACTGCAAATGCGATTGCTCTTCTTGATGTTCGGGCGAAGATCGCTATGGAGCTTGATGATTTTGTGATGCTACTAGAAATTGGGCGTGTCACAAAGGAAGATGGAGTGATGATTTGCCCATTTAATGTTTCTGCAATAAATGATGATACTATTAAAATTACTACTTGTTGGGCTATGGTTCGAGACTTTCGCAAGAGGAGCTTCAAGTCTAAGTATATATTTGATGTTGAGGTTGCTAAAAGAGTAGAAGGCTACCATGGTTTAATTCATATATATTTAGTTGAACTGGAGTGCGCTAACAGGGATTTTAAAATTTATAAAGTCATTAGTAAATCAATAGTTGAGAAGTTAGATGATTTATATTATGACTTAATACGTGAAGGGAAGGCGATTCGAGACTTGATTGATAAAGAAGCTCGAGTTGTAATTAAGTCGCCTTTTGATACCGATTTTAATCCTTAGTTATAGATGGCGATGAATTTATTGCATCTACAACTATCAGCTCAGCTGGGCGACTTTTCGCTCGATGTTGACTTAACGCTGCCTGCTACTGGCGTATCGGTACTGTTTGGCCCTTCAGGTTGCGGCAAAACGACCGTATTGCGCGCGATTGCGGGGCTGGCGCCGCAGGTGCGTGGCGTGGTCAATATTGCCGGTGCGCTGTGGCAGGACGAGGCGAGCTTTGTGCCGCCGCATTTGCGCGGCGTCGGGATGGTGTTTCAGCAGCCGAGTTTGTTTGCACATTTATCAGTTGCGCAGAATCTGCAATTTGGGCTTAAGCGCACGCCAGAGTCGCAGCGGCGGGTGAGCTATCAGCTGGCGCTGGACTTGCTGGGTATTGCAGCGCTGTTGCCGCGTAAACCGGCGCAGTTATCCGGCGGCGAGCAGCAAAGGGTGGCGATTGCGCGTGCGTTGCTGGCGTCCCCGACGCTGTTGCTGCTTGATGAGCCGCTGGCAGCGCTCGATGCGCCGCGCAAGGCCGAGTTGCTGCCCTATCTGGCTCAGCTTAATCGTGAACTCAATATCCCGATGGTGTACGTGACCCATGCGATGGATGAAGTCAGCCAGCTGGCCGATTATCTGGTGCTGATGAGTGCCGGGCGGCTACTTGCACAGGGCGAGCTGGCCAGCACGCTGGCGCGGCCGGATTTGCCTGCGCAGTTTGCCGAGGAGCGCTCGACGATTCTGGACACCCGCGTGGTTGAGCTTAATGCCGAGTTTCATCTGACCCGTTTGGTCTTTGGGCTTGATGGAGAGCAGGGGGCGCTTTGGGTGCCGAACAAACAGCATCAGCTGGGCCAAGCCCAGCGGCTGCGGATTATGGCGCGCGATATTAGTATCGCGACTTCGGACGAAGCGCACAGCAGTATCGTGAATCGCTTGCCAGCGCGGATCACGGCGCTATTGCCGACTACGCATCCGGCGCATGTTCTGGTGCAAATGTCGGTGCATGGTGTGAGCTTGACGGCGCAAATCACCGCCTTGTCGCAAGCGCGGCTGCAACTGGTGGTGGGGCAGGCGGTATGGGCGCAGGTGAAGGCGGTCGCTTTGTTGTAATCTTTGGGTATATGTTTGTACGGTATAGTGGGCATGCCCTGCAAAGATATACATGAGATATGTATGTGTTGGCGTAAGCTTTGGCTTGTCGCACAACGGTGCATGCGCGCTATGCCCGGCTTTGCAAATGACATTGGGCTACGGATAATCAAGAACTTATTAGATATTGCTAATCGAGAATGGCGTGAAATTGATTCCCAAACGTTTGCACCTACTGCTGCTGGTGGCAACCTTGCTGGTGCTGGGTTTTCTCACGACCAGCCTGGCTAGCTACTGGGTTTCGCGTGACGAGATTCATCACGGCATTGTGAGCAACGCGCTACCGCTGACCGGCGACAATATCTATTCCGAAATCCAGAAAGACATGCTGCGTCCGGTGTTTATTTCGGCGCAGATGGCGCACGACACCTTTGTTCGCGACTGGATTCTGGATGGCGAGCGCGACGTAAACCAGATTGTGCGCTACCTCAAGGAAGTGAAAACCAAAAACGGCACGCT encodes the following:
- the modC gene encoding molybdenum ABC transporter ATP-binding protein; amino-acid sequence: MNLLHLQLSAQLGDFSLDVDLTLPATGVSVLFGPSGCGKTTVLRAIAGLAPQVRGVVNIAGALWQDEASFVPPHLRGVGMVFQQPSLFAHLSVAQNLQFGLKRTPESQRRVSYQLALDLLGIAALLPRKPAQLSGGEQQRVAIARALLASPTLLLLDEPLAALDAPRKAELLPYLAQLNRELNIPMVYVTHAMDEVSQLADYLVLMSAGRLLAQGELASTLARPDLPAQFAEERSTILDTRVVELNAEFHLTRLVFGLDGEQGALWVPNKQHQLGQAQRLRIMARDISIATSDEAHSSIVNRLPARITALLPTTHPAHVLVQMSVHGVSLTAQITALSQARLQLVVGQAVWAQVKAVALL
- the modB gene encoding molybdate ABC transporter permease subunit; its protein translation is MLNADDLAAIYLTIKLAATTTVILLLLATPLAWWLARNQGWWAKVIGAVVTLPLVLPPTVIGFYLLITLGPNGGLGQFTQALGLGFLPFTFWGLVLASIIYSLPFAVQPLQQAFAVIGARPLEVAATLRASPRDTFFSVVLPLARPGIITAAVMSFAHTVGEFGVVLMIGGNIPHETRVVSVQIYDHVEALQYTQAHALALTMLVFSFIVLLALHVLNKPVRTI
- the modA gene encoding molybdate ABC transporter substrate-binding protein, whose protein sequence is MLILSVALCLGMPATAATVKVAAASNFVAPLNALAADFAKRSGHQLQISSGATGKLFAQISHGAPFEVFLAADDEAPGKLAAEGLARKDTLFTYATGRLVLWSSTGNTPNENTLKTSDLNKLALANPKVAPYGRAAVEYLQAQGLYNGLKSKLVYGENIAQALQFVATGNAEYGLIAASLVMLDGQFTLGQGWLVPAQYHQPIRQDAVLLNLGQGNAAATAFLHYLKSAPAQQIIRRYGYQ
- a CDS encoding DUF2750 domain-containing protein — encoded protein: MSTVEIEVANFYREVAQSQTIWSIKDDVGFPAPIGGKGKRAMPFWSSKARAAEEISNVPSFKGFEPVAIAWDVFAQQMLPGMERDGLLAGVNWSSIAAVSVDVTPSELQALVESARIKSH
- a CDS encoding S8 family serine peptidase; its protein translation is MKFTRSSLLVAGALASMAIGAHANTVDRIVVKLKASPMMRSMNAEDLGQTLKEAAQGKAQHSFTMADGESHVLQLPKGLSGAELNAYLQKLQASGQFEAVEADVWMYPMGVTQPTDSLWNSLWGMQQVVPGSSYGADFIGAWEFATGEGIVVGVVDTGSVPHADLGQLSPYSGNYVSAGYTFISDCYRAATCDWTTGSRTIKPIPSGLDQGDWCTSSDVSNQICQRTGSSSFHGSHVAGTIAALGYNGVGVIGGAYNARILPVRALGKGGGSAVDIADAIRWAAGVHPSIPNPNPAKVINMSLGGGSSTCPSFYQSAINDASNAGAIVVVAAGNENQDASKVSPANCANVITVAATGKAGEKASYSNFGSKVTLAAPGGNGNTRITSTVNLSADRVDLSANGAGYKGMNGTSMATPHVAAAVALMLSANPKLKYNDVVSLLRQSATAFPTSGGCSTSNCGSGILNAAAAVRLAKQSAGDNTEPNPTPTPVITPTPTPPVVTPTPAPVITPTPAPVTGCHAAWLEGKTFAAGDLVTYAGRNYRATSTHTAHIGANWNPKSTPTLWQDIGACTGGNATPAPTSSPVITPKPTATPVITPAPTLAPTLAPTAAPSASPSCPAWSASTIYTAGQCVSFNGQTFAAKWWTRGEQPGAAQWGPWAPQANAAVKRK
- a CDS encoding methyl-accepting chemotaxis protein — its product is MQLSIKSRLIYTIAFLALLLIGIGALGIYSLNKTNNSIKTVYEDRVIPLQQLKIIADAYAVSVIDAVNKANAGLVDAETTLKQVSSANTLIHSEWDKYQSTTLTAEEQQLSNQALTLFQHADAEIAKLESYLKGRQGNIQGELIAFDGPLYASIDPISEKVSELIDLQLTVAKTEFNNSQATFESVRTLSIGLILLGLALAALSGVLLIRAISNPLSRAVTIAQNIAQGRLDNQIEIHSRDETGQLMLAMQQMQSAIQDFVRAQQSMASQHAAGMMSARLDARQYPGTFGEMAAQVNTLVDDHIRVIETTIDVIGQYSQGNFTPDMPALPGEKAKITQSIAEVKRALLAISSDIQRLAEAGANGDFSPRCDASQYQFMFKAMLENLNQLIITCDVGFNDVLRVSEALAQGDLSQSISKDYPGLFGRTKTGVNATVGTLNTIINEVNAMVSAAAEHGDFSTRLNTGDKKGFSLSLAERLNELSRITDTGLRDVMRVAQALADGDLTQKITQHYPGLFGETSDAVNTTVDNLQHLVGEIQQAGITIQQAVGEIAQGNADLSRRTESQAANLEETAASTEELTGTVRQNADNAKEANQLAHASAQVTQDGGVMVRQVVQTMGSIQESSRKIVDIISVIDSIAFQTNILALNAAVEAARAGEQGRGFAVVASEVRNLAQRSAVAAKEIKVLISDSVAQVDHGSQQANQAGTTMAQVESSIERVRILIGEIANASIEQSAGIAQVNQAVTHMDEVTQQNAALVEEAAAAAESLQEQAKALSAAVSVFKLSHATPSGIQAILSKAAQPDAGMPRLLAMQ